One Thalassotalea atypica DNA window includes the following coding sequences:
- a CDS encoding efflux RND transporter periplasmic adaptor subunit gives MTVLSKNGALIVASILLSCQFSAYGLNTSPGAQAEQLSEVTHEHAENETHAHKETHQEEPHQEEKNTNDHDDEHESHKDHTDQHQEHQNANENHENVALVSLTQKQMQLANIKVQILNAQLMNEKLYAPGEVKANGYTSFLISPRVDSVVIKRHISLGQHVKKDQTLITLFSETVAQAQAEYRTFYADWQRVENLNDTILSEKQKSEAYTRYIAARAILLAYGLSQKDIATLVNNDNATLGRYYLKAGQNGVILNDDFQQGQRVNAGQALATIVDESELWVEANLAPNADVKLPLGGTATLTINGKNYPSRIIQQGHTIDPVTRTRIIRLSVKNNSHDLHAGMFGDVFFEANSQTKVITVPQTALMRGADGDWTIFVEQAPGKFVPTEVRLGRVFGSFQEILGIQPGLNVAIQGAFFIASEQAKSGFDPHNH, from the coding sequence ATGACTGTTTTATCAAAAAACGGCGCGTTGATTGTCGCGTCTATTCTACTCTCTTGTCAGTTTTCCGCGTATGGCCTGAACACCTCCCCAGGCGCACAGGCTGAACAACTGAGCGAAGTTACACATGAGCATGCAGAAAACGAAACACATGCCCATAAAGAAACTCATCAAGAAGAACCCCATCAAGAAGAAAAGAACACAAATGACCATGATGATGAGCACGAGTCCCACAAGGACCATACAGATCAACATCAAGAGCATCAAAACGCTAATGAAAATCATGAAAACGTAGCGTTAGTTTCACTCACCCAAAAACAAATGCAATTGGCCAACATCAAAGTACAAATACTTAATGCTCAATTGATGAATGAAAAGCTATATGCACCAGGCGAAGTAAAAGCGAATGGCTATACCAGCTTTTTAATCTCTCCACGCGTTGATTCCGTGGTGATAAAACGTCACATTTCTCTTGGTCAGCACGTTAAGAAAGACCAAACTCTAATTACCTTGTTTAGTGAAACAGTGGCACAAGCACAAGCTGAATATCGCACCTTTTATGCAGATTGGCAGCGAGTGGAAAACCTTAATGACACAATATTAAGCGAGAAACAAAAATCAGAGGCTTATACTCGATACATTGCGGCGCGTGCGATATTACTGGCCTACGGCCTAAGCCAAAAAGACATTGCTACGTTAGTAAATAATGATAACGCCACGTTAGGACGGTATTACTTAAAAGCGGGGCAAAATGGTGTAATTCTCAATGATGATTTTCAACAAGGACAACGCGTAAACGCAGGACAAGCACTTGCCACAATCGTCGATGAATCAGAGTTATGGGTTGAAGCAAATCTTGCCCCAAATGCAGATGTTAAACTCCCGCTGGGCGGCACAGCCACATTGACCATCAATGGCAAAAACTACCCTAGCCGCATTATCCAACAAGGCCACACTATTGACCCTGTCACTCGAACCCGGATCATCCGGTTATCCGTTAAAAACAACAGCCATGATCTGCACGCCGGTATGTTTGGTGATGTATTTTTTGAAGCAAACAGCCAAACCAAAGTGATTACCGTGCCACAAACCGCACTGATGCGCGGCGCTGATGGCGACTGGACAATTTTTGTTGAACAAGCACCGGGCAAGTTTGTGCCCACCGAAGTTCGCTTAGGCCGCGTGTTTGGGAGTTTTCAAGAAATATTAGGTATACAGCCGGGTTTGAACGTTGCCATACAAGGAGCGTTTTTTATTGCATCTGAACAAGCGAAAAGCGGCTTTGACCCGCACAACCACTAA
- a CDS encoding antibiotic biosynthesis monooxygenase family protein produces MFAVIFRATTKNLDVEYDNLVQELREIAFSKYRCIEFVAVSEGEDEIAISYWHSLEDIKQWKQDTRHLFAQKMGQEKWYSQYRIQVVEVQRDYQFDTDKV; encoded by the coding sequence ATGTTTGCTGTTATCTTTAGAGCAACCACGAAAAATTTAGACGTAGAATATGACAATTTAGTGCAAGAGTTACGTGAAATAGCGTTTTCAAAATACCGTTGCATTGAGTTTGTTGCCGTGAGCGAAGGAGAAGATGAAATTGCCATTTCTTATTGGCACTCGCTTGAAGACATCAAACAATGGAAACAAGATACCAGACATTTATTTGCCCAAAAAATGGGACAAGAAAAATGGTATAGTCAATACCGCATTCAAGTTGTTGAAGTACAACGCGATTACCAATTTGACACTGACAAAGTTTAA
- a CDS encoding YaiI/YqxD family protein, with amino-acid sequence MNIWVDADACPSVIKSILFKAADRTKVNTVLLANHPLNVPPSPNIRFMQVSSGFDVADNEIVKRVSAGDLVITQDIPLADEVITLGATALSPRGELFTKHNIKSRLNMRDFYDTMRASGVQTGGPAALSQSDRQAFANHLDSILAKR; translated from the coding sequence ATGAATATATGGGTTGATGCTGACGCTTGTCCAAGCGTAATTAAAAGCATTTTATTTAAAGCAGCTGATCGTACAAAGGTCAACACTGTACTATTAGCTAACCATCCACTTAACGTTCCACCTTCTCCCAATATACGCTTCATGCAAGTGAGCTCAGGTTTTGATGTGGCGGATAATGAAATCGTCAAACGCGTGTCAGCGGGTGATTTAGTGATCACGCAAGACATTCCCCTTGCAGATGAAGTGATCACATTAGGGGCAACCGCATTAAGCCCTCGCGGCGAGCTGTTTACTAAACACAACATAAAATCACGTCTTAATATGCGCGACTTTTACGACACCATGCGCGCGAGCGGTGTACAAACGGGCGGCCCTGCGGCGCTGAGTCAAAGCGATCGACAAGCCTTTGCAAATCATCTAGATAGCATATTGGCCAAGCGTTAA
- a CDS encoding DUF3291 domain-containing protein, with product MAKVLAELNIATALAPLDSPQLKEFTDNLDRINGIAEQSPGFVWRLEDETGNATNIQAFDNPNTIINLSVWKDVDALKTFMFKTDHVKFFKRKAQWFEKPRIATYVLWWIEDNEHPTVEQGIERLEALRANGETPEAFSFKQTFEAN from the coding sequence ATGGCGAAAGTACTCGCTGAACTAAACATTGCAACCGCACTTGCACCTCTAGATAGCCCACAACTTAAAGAGTTTACTGACAACCTTGACCGTATCAATGGTATTGCTGAGCAAAGCCCCGGTTTTGTTTGGCGACTTGAAGACGAAACGGGCAATGCCACCAATATTCAAGCCTTTGATAATCCTAACACCATCATCAACTTGTCTGTATGGAAAGACGTAGACGCACTTAAAACTTTTATGTTTAAAACAGACCATGTAAAATTCTTTAAACGAAAAGCTCAATGGTTTGAAAAACCTCGCATTGCGACTTATGTGCTGTGGTGGATTGAAGACAATGAACACCCCACCGTAGAGCAAGGTATTGAGAGACTCGAAGCGCTGAGAGCTAATGGTGAAACGCCTGAAGCGTTCAGTTTTAAGCAAACATTTGAGGCCAATTAA